Proteins encoded within one genomic window of Panicum virgatum strain AP13 chromosome 1N, P.virgatum_v5, whole genome shotgun sequence:
- the LOC120654185 gene encoding 14 kDa proline-rich protein DC2.15-like, with protein MASKAFVLFLAVNLVLLGVASAYSPYDATSSTSTQTTTPGSPGKCSLDLLKLGVCADVLGLIKAQVGTPPALPCCSLLQGLVDLEAAVCLCTAIKANVLGIQLNLPINLSLILNYCGKSVPSGFQC; from the coding sequence ATGGCGTCCAAGGCGTTCGTGCTGTTCCTGGCCGTAAACCTGGTGCTGCTGGGCGTGGCCAGCGCGTACTCGCCCTACGACGCAACCTCGTCCACCTCAACGCAGACCACCACGCCAGGGTCGCCCGGCAAGTGCTCCCTGGACTTGCTGAAGCTGGGCGTGTGCGCCGACGTGCTGGGCCTGATCAAGGCCCAGGtgggcacgccgccggcgctgccgtgCTGCTCCCTCCTCCAGGGGCTCGTCGACCTCGAGGCTGCCGTCTGTCTTTGCACCGCCATCAAGGCCAACGTGCTCGGCATCCAGCTCAACCTCCCCATCAACCTCAGCCTCATCCTTAACTACTGCGGCAAGAGTGTGCCCAGCGGCTTTCAGTGCTGA
- the LOC120654187 gene encoding 14 kDa proline-rich protein DC2.15-like — translation MASKAFVLFLAVNLVLLGVASAYSPYDATSSTSTQTTTSGSPGKCSLDLLKLGVCADVLGLIKAQVGTPPALPCCSLLQGLVDLEAAVCLCTAIKANVLGIQLNLPINLSLILNYCGKNVPSGFQC, via the coding sequence ATGGCGTCCAAGGCGTTCGTGCTGTTCCTGGCCGTAAACCTGGTGCTGCTGGGCGTGGCCAGCGCGTACTCGCCCTACGACGCAACCTCGTCCACCTCAACGCAGACCACCACGTCAGGGTCGCCCGGCAAGTGCTCCCTCGACTTGCTGAAGCTGGGCGTGTGCGCCGACGTGCTGGGCCTGATCAAGGCCCAGGTCGGCACGCCACCGGCGCTGCCGTGCTGCTCCCTCCTCCAGGGGCTCGTCGACCTTGAGGCTGCCGTTTGCCTCTGCACCGCCATCAAGGCCAACGTGCTTGGCATCCAGCTCAACCTCCCCATCAACCTCAGCCTCATCCTTAACTACTGCGGCAAGAACGTGCCCAGCGGCTTCCAGTGCTGA